One genomic segment of Coffea arabica cultivar ET-39 chromosome 6e, Coffea Arabica ET-39 HiFi, whole genome shotgun sequence includes these proteins:
- the LOC140009307 gene encoding uncharacterized protein, giving the protein MSSKLHNAIKQFTPASSKSDRQIAKAISVALISSTKDPLGLEPTCNSDLNPQIIHLVLSNPRVPAQNCFRFFNFLKTNPSVTPQKPNSDAHITLALRLFKARKFREAKSVLNAVASDDNLRSSISEIASSAGKNSSEPRIVGKLFDMLFRVYADNKRFKEGLEVFEHMLSSGFEIDERSCLVYLIALKKFDQFESLFAFFNRMVEANVKITVYSITTVIGGLCKRREVDKARILLDEMVAKGIKPNEFTYNTLIDAYIRIQDFDGVQEILSAMKKDGVGFNVTTYTLLIHWRCTSGKIAEAEKLFEELHEKGGLTPDVHVYTVMINWYCKLGNVKQAFVLFDSLVERGLVPNVHTYGALIDGVCGAGQMGAAEILLKEMQSKGIDLNRVIFNTLMDGYCKQGMVGEARRLQAIMEGKGLEADVYVYNIIATGLCKAKRYDEAKKVLFSMMDKGVVPNTVTYTTLIDIYSKEGNLVEAKRIFREMLNRGEKPNEVTYNALIDGYCKKGNMKEAYQMRSEMQVKGLTPDVYTYTSLVHGECMHGKIDSAVELFNEMHGRLLAPNVVTYTALISGLSKEGRSDEAFRLYDEMTEAGLTPDDTVYSSLVGSLHGSKS; this is encoded by the coding sequence ATGTCGTCCAAGCTTCACAATGCTATCAAACAGTTTACCCCGGCAAGCTCAAAATCAGATCGACAGATCGCCAAAGCTATATCCGTAGCACTGATTTCTTCCACGAAAGATCCCCTAGGTCTCGAACCCACTTGCAATTCTGATCTGAATCCCCAAATTATCCATCTCGTCCTCTCCAACCCTCGAGTACCCGCCCAAAATTGCTTCCGCTTCTTTAATTTCCTCAAAACGAACCCGTCAGTTACTCCCCAGAAACCCAACAGTGACGCCCATATCACATTAGCCCTGCGCTTATTCAAAGCAAGGAAGTTCCGTGAAGCCAAGTCTGTATTGAACGCTGTTGCCTCGGATGACAACCTCAGAAGCTCAATTTCAGAAATAGCATCTTCAGCGGGCAAAAATTCTTCGGAACCCAGAATCGTAGGGAAGTTGTTTGATATGCTATTTAGGGTGTATGCTGATAATAAGAGGTTTAAGGAGGGTTTAGAGGTTTTCGAACACATGTTGAGTAGTGGTTTCGAGATTGATGAGAGATCGTGCTTGGTTTACTTAATTGCACTCAAGAAATTTGATCAGTTCGAGTCATTGTTTGCGTTTTTTAACAGAATGGTGGAGGCCAATGTAAAAATTACCGTTTATTCGATCACAACGGTGATTGGCGGTCTATGCAAAAGAAGAGAGGTTGACAAGGCGAGAATATTACTGGATGAAATGGTTGCCAAAGGGATTAAGCCTAATGAATTTACTTATAATACTTTGATAGATGCTTATATAAGAATACAGGATTTTGATGGAGTTCAAGAGATTTTGAGCGCAATGAAGAAGGATGGAGTTGGGTTTAATGTGACAACTTACACGCTTTTGATTCATTGGCGTTGTACCTCTGGGAAGATTGCAGAGGCAGAGAAGCTGTTTGAGGAACTGCACGAGAAGGGGGGATTGACGCCTGATGTCCATGTATACACCGTAATGATCAATTGGTACTGTAAGTTGGGGAATGTCAAGCAGGCGTTTGTGTTGTTTGATTCATTGGTGGAGAGAGGCCTCGTCCCAAATGTTCACACCTATGGGGCCTTAATAGATGGGGTCTGTGGAGCAGGTCAGATGGGGGCAGCAGAAATTTTACTCAAGGAGATGCAAAGCAAGGGGATTGATCTGAATAGGGTGATATTTAATACGTTGATGGATGGTTATTGCAAGCAAGGGATGGTAGGTGAAGCACGGAGACTTCAAGCTATCATGGAGGGGAAGGGACTTGAGGCGGATGTGTATGTGTACAATATAATAGCCACTGGGTTGTGTAAAGCAAAGCGATATGACGAAGCAAAGAAGGTTCTGTTCTCAATGATGGATAAAGGTGTGGTACCAAACACGGTCACGTACACTACTTTGATCGATATTTACAGCAAGGAAGGAAACTTGGTTGAAGCAAAAAGGATTTTTCGAGAGATGTTGAATAGGGGAGAGAAACCCAATGAAGTAACATACAATGCCCTGATAGATGGCTATTGTAAGAAGGGAAATATGAAAGAAGCTTATCAGATGAGATCGGAGATGCAAGTCAAAGGCCTCACACCTGACGTTTACACTTACACTTCTCTTGTACATGGCGAGTGCATGCATGGAAAGATAGATAGCGCTGTGGAATTGTTTAATGAAATGCACGGTAGGCTCTTAGCGCCAAATGTTGTAACTTATACGGCGCTTATTTCAGGCCTGTCAAAAGAGGGAAGATCAGATGAAGCTTTTAGATTGTATGATGAGATGACAGAGGCAGGTCTTACACCTGATGACACTGTATACTCTTCGCTTGTGGGAAGTCTTCATGGTTCTAAATCCTAG